From one Cucurbita pepo subsp. pepo cultivar mu-cu-16 chromosome LG17, ASM280686v2, whole genome shotgun sequence genomic stretch:
- the LOC111778846 gene encoding glycine--tRNA ligase, mitochondrial 1-like, with product MRLLSSLTPLGQHFSFRLRIALSFQSHNFPRLFTMASSEESLRNTLSQKQSAVDAQANAVRALKAAKAAKAEIDAAIEALNGLKIEKASIEKKLQAVVTGAGGDGALNRESFRQAVNNTLERRLFYIPSFKIYRGVAGLYDYGPPGCAVKSNVLAFWRQHFVLEENMLEVDCPCVTPEAVLKASGHVDKFTDLMVKDEKTGTCYRADHLLKDFCNEKLQKDLSISSEKAAEFKHVLAIMDDLSAEQLGAKIKEYGIVAPDTKNPLSDPYPFNLMFQTSIGPSGLLPGYMRPETAQGIFVNFKDLYYYNGNKLPFAAAQIGQAFRNEISPRQGLLRVREFTLAEIEHFVDPEDKSHPKFTDVANLEFLMFPREEQMSGKSARIIPLGEAVAKGTVNNETLGYFIGRVYLFLTRLGIDKNRLRFRQHLANEMAHYAADCWDAEIESSYGWIECVGIADRSAYDLHAHTEKSGVPLVAHEKFAEPREVEKLVIAPVKKELGLAFKGSQKNVVEALEAMKEKEALEMKANLESNGEVEFYVCTLGKNVLIKKSMVAISKEKKKEHQRVFTPSVIEPSFGIGRIIYCLFEHSYYMRPSKGGDEQLNVFRFPPLVAPIKCTVFPLVQNEQYEQVAKVISKSLTLSGISHKIDITGTSIGKRYARTDELGVPFAITVDSTSSVTIRERDSKDQIRVSVDEAASVVKDVTDGLRTWENVWSTFPHHASAAAED from the exons ATGCGTCTTCTATCGTCATTGACTCCACTTGGTCAGCATTTCAGTTTTCGCCTCAGAATCGCCCTTTCCTTTCAATCCCACAATTTTCCCCGTCTGTTTACAATGGCTTCTTCCGAGGAATCGCTCAGAAATACTCTTTCTCAAAAGCAATCGGCTGTTGATGCCCAAGCTAATGCTGTTCGTGCCCTCAAGGCTGCTAAGGCTGCCAAGGCTGAGATTGATGCGGCTATTGAAGCTTTGAATGGGTTGAAGATCGAGAAGGCTTCGATTGAGAAGAAACTGCAGGCGGTTGTTACTGGGGCTGGTGGCGATGGCGCCTTGAACAGGGAGTCATTCCGTCAGGCTGTGAATAACACTCTTGAGAGGCGTTTGTTTTATATTCCGTCGTTCAAGATTTACCGTGGGGTTGCTGGATTGTACGATTATGGTCCTCCTGGTTGCGCTGTTAAAtccaatgttcttgccttttGGCGCCAG cattttgttcttgaagaaaatatgttgGAAGTTGACTGTCCTTGTGTGACACCGGAAGCTGTCCTGAAAGCATCTGGTCACGTTGATAAGTTCACGGACCTTATGGTCAAGGATGAGAAAACTGGGACCTGCTACAGGGCAGATCACTTGCTTAAGGATTTCTGTAATGAAAAACTTCAGAAAGATCTTAGCATATCCTCTGAGAAGGCTGCAGAATTTAAGCACGTTCTTGCAATCATGGATGATCTCTCTGCTGAACAGCTGGGTGCTAAAATTAAGGAATATGGTATTGTTGCCCCAGATACTAAGAACCCACTGTCTGATCCTTATCCATTCAACTTAATGTTTCAGACATCAATTGGCCCATCAGGCTTGCTTCCTGG GTACATGCGCCCCGAAACAGCGCAGGGCATATTTGTCAATTTCAAagatttatattattacaatGGAAACAAACTGCCCTTTGCTGCAGCACAAATTGGGCAAGCTTTCAGAAATGAG ATATCTCCTCGTCAAGGTCTTCTTAGGGTTCGTGAATTCACACTAGCGGAGATCGAGCACTTTGTTGATCCTGAAGACAAATCCCACCCAAAATTCACTGATGTTGCGAACTTGGAGTTTCTGATGTTTCCAAGGGAGGAGCAAATGTCTGGTAAATCTGCCAGGATAATTCCCTTGGGTGAAGCTGTTGCTAAG GGAACTGTAAACAATGAAACTCTTGGCTACTTCATTGGGAGAGTATATCTTTTCCTAACTCGCCTTGGCATAGACAAAAACCGTTTGCGTTTCCGGCAGCACCTTGCAAATGAAATGGCTCATTATGCAGCTGACTGTTGGGATGCTGAGATTGAATCTTCATATGGTTGGATTGAATGTGTTGGTATTGCTGACAGATCTGCATATGATTTACATGCCCACACG GAAAAAAGTGGTGTTCCTCTTGTAGCCCACGAGAAATTCGCGGAACCAAGAGAAGTTGAG AAATTGGTCATTGCTCCTGTTAAGAAAGAACTCGGCCTCGCTTTCAAGGGAAGTCAAAAGAACGTTGTGGAAGCTTTGGAG GcgatgaaggagaaagaagccTTGGAAATGAAGGCAAATCTAGAATCCAATGGAGAGGTGGAGTTCTATGTCTGCACACTGGGGAAGAATGTGTTGATCAAGAAGAGTATGGTTGCAATTtcgaaggagaaaaagaaggaacaTCAGAGGGTTTTCACACCATCCGTGATCGAACCCTCTTTCGGTATTGGTCGGATTATCTATTGCCTCTTTGAACACTCTTACTACATGAGACCAAGTAAAGGTGGGGATGAGCAGCTAAACGTCTTTAGATTTCCACCCCTCGTTGCACCTATCAAGTGCACAGTTTTCCCACTTGTTCAGAATGAGCAGTACGAGCAGGTCGCCAAAGTTATCTCGAAGTCGTTAACTCTATCTGGCATTTCCCATAAAATCGACATAACAG GCACGTCGATAGGAAAACGATATGCACGAACAGACGAGCTAGGCGTTCCTTTCGCAATCACTGTCGATTCAACATCTTCAGTGACAATTCGAGAAAGGGATAGCAAAGACCAAATTCGTGTGAGCGTGGACGAGGCAGCATCGGTCGTGAAAGATGTAACCGACGGCCTAAGAACATGGGAAAATGTATGGTCAACATTCCCCCATCACGCCTCTGCAGCTGCagaagattga
- the LOC111779155 gene encoding putative UPF0481 protein At3g02645, with protein sequence MGFSSLESRFHSLPTEHFWQLTSSFDEKQWVIQIRQSLEDEELEEKDNGVEDNEVKVCIFNVPKPLMAIDPNSYTPNEVSIGPYHHWRVELYEMGRHKIAAAKRAQNRLQSRNFRDLVDKMTKYEQKTRACYHKFLNLNSETWAWMLAMDASFLLEFLQTCTITKEYSLSRTSSKLSCSVDYDGRKPTDNAILRDIVMLENQIPLFILRNMLAYQYTFVEPSQVLASMLLELYNYLSPFKGKKEVKDVQALVPECFHLLDFLYRMITPILANNPSEIMEDDHNHKEPTKQHVERNFKHSFYPVRELGKQIWKILSKLNSGPAHLYRIIVGSRPLQVIFKLPWTIISKLPGIGILLKPLEHLCSLITGKEEDDDDSPEEGSSRTHGKDKLPLLEEISIPSVSELTKSGVRFSRSDGISAVAFDTKAVKFHLPTITLDVNSEVVLRNLVAYEASKPSGGLVFTRFVDLMNGIIDTEEDVELLTAAGIIRNHLKSNAEVTKLWNGMSKSIKSTKVPFLDKAIEDVNRYYSSRWKVKAMKLVKKYVFASWPLLTLLATILLLALTALQAFCSVYSCSRFSRYLNTAEA encoded by the coding sequence ATGGGTTTTTCCTCCCTCGAATCAAgatttcattctcttcctaCTGAACATTTTTGGCAATTGACCTCAAGCTTTGATGAGAAACAATGGGTCATTCAGATTCGTCAATCCTTAGAAGACGAAGAGCTTGAGGAGAAAGACAATGGAGTGGAAGACAATGAAGTTAAAGTATGCATATTCAATGTCCCCAAGCCTCTTATGGCCATTGATCCAAATTCCTATACTCCAAATGAAGTTTCAATTGGTCCATACCATCACTGGCGCGTAGAGCTGTATGAAATGGGGAGGCACAAGATTGCTGCAGCCAAAAGAGCTCAAAACCGCCTCCAAAGCCGCAACTTTCGTGACCTCGTTGATAAAATGACAAAGTATGAGCAAAAGACACGGGCGTGCTACCACAAATTCCTCAATTTAAACAGTGAAACATGGGCTTGGATGTTGGCCATGGATGCCTCTTTCCTGCTTGAATTCCTCCAAACGTGTACCATCACAAAAGAATATAGTCTCTCTAGGACATCCTCAAAGTTGTCATGTTCGGTGGACTATGATGGAAGGAAGCCAACAGATAATGCCATCCTAAGAGACATAGTGATGCTTGAGAATCAGatacctttatttattttgagaaacATGTTGGCATACCAGTATACATTTGTAGAACCATCTCAAGTGTTGGCTTCGATGTTGCTGGAACTGTATAATTATCTTTCTCCTTTCAAGGGGAAGAAGGAAGTGAAGGATGTTCAAGCATTGGTCCCGGAATGCTTTCATTTGCTTGATTTTCTGTACCGTATGATTACACCAATCTTGGCTAACAACCCATCTGAGATAATGGAAGATGATCACAATCACAAGGAACCCACCAAACAACACGTTGAAAGAAACTTTAAGCACTCGTTCTATCCTGTCCGTGAACTGGGAAAGCAAATTTGGAAGATTCTTTCAAAGCTAAACAGTGGCCCTGCACATTTATATAGAATCATAGTTGGTTCTAGACCTTTACAAGTGATCTTCAAACTTCCCTGGACAATCATCTCCAAACTTCCTGGAATTGGGATTCTGTTAAAGCCTCTAGAACACTTATGTTCGCTGATAACTggcaaggaagaagatgatgatgattctccAGAAGAGGGAAGTTCAAGAACACATGGAAAAGATAAACTTCCTTTGCTGGAGGAAATATCAATTCCTTCAGTGTCTGAGCTGACTAAATCAGGCGTTCGTTTCTCGCGCAGCGACGGCATCTCGGCGGTGGCCTTTGACACAAAGGCAGTGAAATTCCACCTTCCCACCATTACTCTTGATGTGAATTCTGAAGTGGTATTGAGAAACTTGGTAGCTTATGAAGCTTCAAAACCATCAGGGGGTTTGGTTTTCACCCGATTCGTCGACCTAATGAATGGCATCATTGATACTGAGGAGGATGTTGAATTGTTGACGGCGGCAGGAATCATTAGGAACCATTTGAAGAGCAATGCGGAAGTCACTAAGCTCTGGAATGGGATGAGCAAATCCATCAAGTCGACCAAGGTGCCGTTCTTGGATAAGGCGATTGAAGATGTAAACAGGTATTACAGCAGCAGATGGAAGGTTAAAGCTATGAAGTTGGTGAAGAAATATGTGTTTGCTTCATGGCCATTGCTTACGCTTCTGGCTACCATTTTGCTGTTGGCCTTGACAGCACTGCAGGCATTTTGCTCTGTCTATAGCTGCTCTCGGTTTTCCCGTTATCTCAATACAGCCGAGGCCTAG
- the LOC111778786 gene encoding uncharacterized protein LOC111778786: MSTANDMRNCGEDMPDVKIVEKILRSLTDKFNIVVCSIEESKDIDQLTVDELQASLLVHEQKVIDKRSEEQVLQVENVPKGHYQFECPGLEKEAVIYAEFDNEEELLLMAYTKKSKVERESIWFLDSECSNLMTGDKTWFVELDESFKHTVRLGNSSKLAVEGRGSVRFEVEDITRTVTNVYYVPNLTNNLLSIEQL; this comes from the exons ATGTCTACTGCTAATGACATGAGGAATTGCGGAGAAGATATGCCGGATGTTAAAATTGTTGAGAAAATACTTCGAAGTCTCACCGATAAATTCAACATCGTAGTATGCTCAATTGAAGAATCCAAGGATATTGACCAATTAACAGTCGATGAATTACAGGCATCTTTGCTTGTACATGAACAAAAGGTGATTGATAAGAGGAGTGAAGAGCAGGTTTTGCAGGTGGAGAATGTACCAAAG GGACATTACCAATTTGAATGTCCAGGCTTAGAAAAAGAAGCTGTCATTTATGCTGAATTTGACAATGAGGAAGAACTGCTATTGATGGCGTacacaaagaaaagtaaagttgaaagagaaagcaTTTGGTTTCTCGATTCCGAGTGCTCAAATCTCATGACAGGGGACAAAACATGGTTCGTTGAGCTTGACGAAAGTTTCAAACACACGGTCAGGTTGGGAAATAGCTCAAAATTGGCAGTTGAAGGAAGAGGCAGTGTCAGATTCGAAGTTGAAGATATCACACGAACCGTGACAAATGTCTACTATGTCCCCAATCTCACCAACAATTTGCTAAGCATAGAGCAACTATAG